One segment of Spiroplasma kunkelii CR2-3x DNA contains the following:
- a CDS encoding ABC transporter substrate-binding protein, protein MFKNKLAFFASFTAITTVTPLVVSCGISLDLLENRLITDNAFRSIFKSPLTSWSSASTMLVDDNKILADVLGTLVAIDKYNRSFGDLAEQKDKTSKYVGIPNADQSEWKYKISPKAKWFDYQGNFKRQVKASDMINTAKFALFPKNLSATSGLWRTFISGAQEIWDYFQAGNYQPDYYNDPNWKKLGMTINEADDEITIKLTKSAEYFDTLMTYLAFAPLPEKALRQSYNYGTNYKNIWYSGAYLVEKYSSTSQILLRKNPAYRHAKLTYIDKLNYTYLANNDVSRERVLFESGDINDFLVEPTDSNGWKKYVGSNPANPIFSGSSSIINPEAITSTIIHNYANSDILNSNPARAKQALNASKALQYDKVRKYLATQLDRSKYVKYYSEALDDSPTSKFLRNVYTARYFVYNGDVDYASYVEEAYANHFLDGNAMAASQLLKDGSDALYHNKDLLKNDDNILNDIRTWLQKNIGASQVEFRFLMNGAHTLTINKFLLNMIDSFNAENDVIKIIPDITVDATEYGTRRKKADWDMQAGGWLPDYADPYTYLHTFSLGGDLQYYFGTSRIFSDLKLTNNLAPDYATIKDQLSNPYWNLLKNTTAIENFYNVFKNYTNQVVASDEITDPVHLADRYRGFAEVEFNAIYTNFMFIPVYVPNGSYQIRISYVTPRTQVTIGYGSSKHKHWGMVLNPYLLTTQERQIIEKRYQQQLAIIQTDYKAFREDY, encoded by the coding sequence ATGTTTAAAAATAAATTGGCATTTTTTGCTAGTTTTACGGCAATAACAACAGTAACACCATTAGTTGTTTCATGTGGAATTAGTTTAGATTTGTTAGAAAATCGTTTAATTACAGATAATGCTTTTCGTTCTATTTTTAAATCCCCCCTAACATCATGGTCAAGTGCATCAACAATGTTAGTTGATGATAATAAAATTTTAGCTGATGTTCTTGGAACATTAGTAGCAATTGATAAATATAATCGTAGTTTCGGTGATCTTGCTGAGCAAAAAGATAAAACATCAAAATATGTTGGAATTCCTAATGCTGATCAAAGTGAATGAAAATATAAAATTTCACCAAAAGCAAAATGATTTGATTATCAAGGTAATTTTAAACGGCAAGTTAAAGCTAGTGATATGATTAATACTGCTAAGTTTGCTTTATTTCCAAAGAATTTATCGGCAACATCAGGATTATGACGAACTTTTATTAGTGGGGCACAAGAAATTTGAGATTATTTTCAGGCAGGTAATTATCAACCAGATTATTATAATGATCCAAATTGAAAAAAATTAGGAATGACAATTAATGAAGCTGATGATGAAATTACCATTAAATTAACAAAGTCAGCAGAATATTTTGATACTTTAATGACTTATTTAGCTTTTGCACCATTACCAGAAAAGGCGTTACGACAAAGTTATAATTATGGGACCAATTATAAAAATATTTGATATTCAGGAGCATATTTAGTTGAAAAATATAGTTCAACTTCACAAATTTTATTGCGAAAAAACCCTGCTTATCGACATGCCAAATTAACATACATTGATAAATTAAATTATACTTATTTAGCAAATAATGATGTTTCGCGTGAACGTGTTTTATTTGAATCAGGTGATATTAATGATTTTCTAGTTGAACCAACAGATAGTAATGGTTGAAAGAAATATGTTGGTTCTAATCCTGCTAATCCAATTTTTAGTGGTTCATCAAGTATTATTAATCCTGAAGCAATAACAAGTACAATTATTCATAATTATGCGAATAGTGATATTTTAAATTCAAACCCAGCTCGTGCTAAGCAAGCATTAAATGCAAGTAAGGCGTTACAATATGATAAAGTTCGAAAATATTTAGCAACCCAACTAGACCGTAGTAAATATGTTAAATATTATTCCGAAGCCCTAGATGATTCACCAACTTCCAAGTTTTTACGAAATGTTTATACTGCACGTTATTTTGTTTATAATGGGGATGTTGATTATGCATCATATGTTGAAGAAGCATATGCAAACCATTTTTTAGATGGTAATGCAATGGCTGCCAGCCAACTATTAAAAGATGGTAGTGATGCTTTATATCATAACAAAGATTTATTAAAAAATGATGATAACATTTTAAATGATATTCGCACTTGATTACAAAAAAATATTGGTGCTTCACAAGTTGAATTTCGTTTTTTAATGAATGGAGCACACACATTAACAATTAATAAATTTTTATTGAATATGATTGACTCATTTAACGCTGAAAATGATGTAATTAAAATTATTCCAGATATTACTGTTGATGCTACAGAATATGGAACCCGTCGTAAAAAAGCCGATTGAGATATGCAAGCAGGAGGATGATTACCAGATTATGCTGATCCATATACTTACTTACATACCTTTTCCTTAGGTGGTGATTTACAATATTATTTTGGAACTTCACGGATTTTTAGTGACCTAAAATTAACGAATAACCTTGCACCAGACTATGCAACAATTAAGGATCAATTGAGTAATCCATATTGAAATCTTTTAAAAAATACAACAGCAATTGAAAATTTTTATAATGTTTTTAAAAATTATACTAACCAAGTTGTGGCAAGTGATGAAATTACTGATCCCGTTCACTTAGCTGATCGTTATCGAGGTTTTGCCGAAGTTGAATTTAATGCTATTTATACTAATTTTATGTTTATTCCAGTTTATGTTCCAAATGGATCATATCAAATTCGAATTTCATATGTAACACCACGAACACAAGTTACAATTGGGTATGGTAGTTCAAAACATAAACATTGAGGAATGGTTTTAAATCCGTATTTACTAACGACACAAGAGCGACAAATT
- the oppF gene encoding oligopeptide ABC transporter ATP-binding protein OppF: MNKNEQEQFIMVRDLLIQFRQKNKKVNAVKRANFDIYRGEIFSIVGESGSGKTTIGRAIAGVQPIKDGTIYMDKHLIRGKPPQLYKINLDINEKLRLLRNNNMLLNKNLSNYINNLKISYYRYFENKKYVVNTKELIPYTNKKYLITTNLELKKVDLLNFNHSNNHFTLIKEMYEHNLILLKDMLKDYQRIFCFMDNLHEWIPSLSLALEEEIKGRVRGNIEIIEGNILLGHQIYKVFLKLEENRNALKENLVLEQAQKYYDASFEQLANLLSIHTKLLNEIYFLHKNQRAVFILFVPKRKRKKYILSYNKSFNVFKNDFKKAYLQELQKLELESQINQQAIIALQQAYQTSTLMIKIATTNMAKTLNELATTSNLKTSLAALPNNEWKEGLMILIKKSATVEQQQMMLADLSYLARHGVFRDQTTIKLYYQLVGKKYKTSESEIITSNRLLDLLDLPLIDEIVKNAELFKLPTRREKRLQKKKIQMIFQDPSSSLNDRISVEEIIGEGLTNFPELYQNDTARQLYLTYYNNNLGKNEKPLKLEQIKDRDVKHFLILNILKEVGLLPEHLSRYSHEFSGGQRQRIGIARALIMKPQFIIADEPISALDVSIRAQVLNLLKKFQQQYNLTYIFVAHDLSVVRFIADRIAVIYHGQLVELAKAEDLFTNPLHPYTRALLSTIPLPNPNYEKEKVHFIYEPEKEHWDYLFDLPEFTEIKTGHYLFGNSREIAAAKAKLALTVGRKEV, translated from the coding sequence ATGAACAAAAACGAACAAGAACAGTTTATTATGGTTCGCGATTTGTTAATTCAATTTCGCCAAAAAAATAAAAAAGTAAATGCAGTTAAAAGGGCAAATTTTGATATTTACCGTGGAGAAATTTTTAGTATTGTTGGTGAGTCGGGAAGTGGTAAAACAACGATTGGCCGTGCCATTGCTGGTGTGCAACCAATTAAAGATGGAACCATTTATATGGATAAGCATTTGATTCGGGGAAAACCACCACAATTATATAAAATTAATTTAGATATTAATGAAAAATTGCGATTATTACGAAATAATAATATGTTATTAAATAAAAATTTAAGTAACTATATTAATAATTTAAAAATTAGTTATTATCGTTATTTTGAAAATAAAAAATATGTTGTTAATACGAAAGAATTAATACCCTATACAAATAAGAAATATTTAATAACAACTAACCTTGAATTAAAGAAAGTTGATTTACTAAATTTTAATCATAGTAACAATCATTTTACATTAATAAAAGAAATGTATGAACATAATTTAATTTTATTAAAAGATATGTTAAAAGATTATCAACGAATTTTTTGTTTTATGGATAATTTGCATGAATGAATTCCATCATTATCTCTTGCCCTAGAAGAAGAAATCAAAGGTCGTGTCCGCGGAAATATTGAAATTATTGAAGGAAATATTTTATTAGGGCATCAAATTTATAAAGTTTTTTTAAAATTAGAAGAAAATCGTAATGCTCTAAAAGAAAACCTTGTATTAGAACAAGCACAAAAATATTATGATGCTTCTTTTGAACAATTAGCAAATTTATTATCAATTCATACTAAATTGTTAAATGAAATTTATTTTTTACATAAAAATCAACGGGCAGTTTTTATTCTTTTTGTTCCGAAGAGAAAACGAAAAAAATATATTTTAAGTTATAATAAAAGTTTTAATGTTTTTAAAAATGATTTTAAAAAGGCATATTTACAGGAATTACAAAAATTGGAATTAGAATCGCAAATAAATCAACAAGCAATTATTGCCTTACAGCAAGCATATCAAACTAGTACTTTAATGATAAAAATTGCAACAACAAATATGGCAAAGACATTGAATGAATTAGCAACCACGTCTAATTTGAAAACAAGTTTAGCAGCATTACCAAATAATGAATGAAAAGAAGGATTAATGATTTTGATTAAGAAAAGTGCAACAGTAGAACAGCAACAAATGATGCTTGCTGATTTATCATATTTAGCACGACATGGGGTTTTTCGTGATCAAACAACAATTAAATTATATTATCAATTAGTAGGTAAGAAATATAAAACTTCAGAATCGGAGATTATTACTTCTAATCGTTTATTAGATTTATTAGATTTACCATTAATTGATGAAATTGTTAAAAATGCGGAATTGTTTAAATTACCCACAAGGCGAGAAAAACGTTTACAAAAGAAAAAAATTCAAATGATTTTTCAAGATCCATCTTCGTCATTAAACGATCGAATTTCAGTTGAAGAAATTATTGGAGAAGGGTTAACAAATTTTCCTGAATTATATCAAAATGATACTGCTCGCCAGTTATATTTAACTTATTATAATAATAATTTAGGAAAAAATGAAAAACCATTAAAGTTAGAACAAATTAAAGATCGTGATGTTAAACATTTCTTAATTTTAAACATTTTAAAAGAGGTTGGATTACTACCAGAACATTTATCACGTTATTCACATGAATTTTCAGGGGGACAACGACAACGAATTGGTATCGCTCGGGCATTAATTATGAAACCACAATTTATTATTGCTGATGAACCAATTTCAGCATTAGATGTTTCAATTAGAGCCCAAGTTTTAAACTTATTAAAAAAATTTCAACAACAATATAATTTAACTTATATTTTTGTTGCCCATGATTTATCGGTTGTTCGGTTTATTGCTGACCGAATTGCTGTTATTTATCATGGTCAACTTGTTGAATTAGCAAAGGCTGAAGATTTATTTACTAATCCATTACATCCATATACGCGTGCATTATTATCAACAATTCCGTTACCTAATCCAAATTATGAAAAAGAAAAAGTTCATTTTATCTATGAACCAGAAAAAGAACATTGAGATTACTTATTTGATTTACCAGAGTTTACTGAAATTAAAACGGGGCACTATTTATTTGGTAATTCACGTGAAATTGCTGCAGCAAAAGCTAAACTTGCTTTGACAGTTGGCAGAAAGGAGGTGTAA
- the oppD gene encoding oligopeptide ABC transporter ATP-binding protein OppD — MEKEIVISIKKLIIKFKTRANVLTAIRNISFDIYDGETLAIVGESGSGKSVMTKTFTNMLESNGWISNGSIVYSPSKNILSDDLAYFRKPVHLVDFHKILLDNNLQKNIIKYNKKQIIRTTQKIKMINNLELTNLQTAIIDLQNKIEVLKKQISFSYSNRINNKIGKLNAQLKEYKNQQEMLLNPELKQKKIEFLQNQIVGYKNEIYKIKKLTWSEKRLLGKNIQFLKNYFEQKIIPLPTEFSKIQTYFSKKTYTDGIRYRINKLNQLMASGKPLDAANFANVYEEWNLIKNFEFINKLKAAKQISKLRGPTIATIFQDPMTSLNPLLSVGFQISEVLRKNRKMSRAIAKKTAIELLEKVGIPKAKKRYHDIPGMYSGGMRQRVVIAISLACQPKVLICDEPTTALDVTIQAQILDLIKSLQKEYKFTVIFITHDLGVVANIADRVAVMYAGQIIEYGTVNDIFFDPKHPYTWALLSSLPQFGQKGEDLYSISGSPPSLYAKVYGDPFAPRNQHAMKIDYLLEPPMFKVSETHYAKTWLLDPRAAKVTKPKQLQQLEQIKNDTKVGD, encoded by the coding sequence ATGGAAAAAGAAATTGTTATTTCAATTAAAAAATTAATAATAAAATTTAAAACTCGTGCCAATGTTTTAACTGCTATTCGAAATATTTCTTTTGATATTTATGATGGTGAAACATTAGCAATTGTTGGTGAGTCAGGGAGTGGTAAGTCAGTTATGACTAAAACATTTACTAATATGTTAGAAAGTAATGGCTGAATTAGTAATGGTTCAATTGTTTATTCGCCTTCAAAAAATATTTTATCGGATGATTTAGCGTATTTTCGAAAACCAGTTCATTTAGTTGATTTCCATAAAATTTTATTAGATAATAACCTACAAAAAAATATTATTAAGTATAATAAAAAACAAATTATTAGAACAACACAAAAAATCAAAATGATTAATAATTTGGAATTAACTAATTTGCAAACAGCAATTATTGATTTACAAAATAAAATTGAAGTGTTAAAAAAACAAATTAGTTTTAGTTATTCAAACCGAATTAATAATAAAATAGGAAAACTTAATGCACAATTAAAGGAATATAAAAATCAACAAGAGATGTTGTTAAATCCTGAATTAAAACAAAAAAAGATTGAATTTTTACAAAATCAAATTGTTGGTTATAAGAATGAAATTTACAAAATTAAAAAATTAACTTGAAGTGAAAAACGATTATTAGGGAAAAATATTCAGTTTTTAAAAAATTATTTTGAGCAAAAAATTATTCCTTTACCAACAGAATTTAGTAAAATTCAAACTTATTTTAGTAAAAAAACTTATACCGATGGGATTCGCTATCGGATTAACAAATTAAATCAGTTAATGGCAAGTGGAAAACCTTTGGATGCTGCTAATTTTGCTAATGTATATGAAGAATGAAATTTAATTAAAAATTTTGAATTTATCAATAAATTAAAAGCGGCAAAACAAATTAGTAAATTACGTGGTCCAACAATAGCAACAATTTTCCAAGATCCAATGACATCGTTAAATCCATTATTATCAGTTGGCTTTCAAATTTCAGAAGTATTACGAAAAAATCGTAAAATGTCACGAGCAATAGCAAAAAAAACAGCAATTGAATTACTAGAAAAAGTTGGAATTCCAAAGGCTAAAAAGCGTTATCATGATATCCCAGGAATGTATTCGGGTGGAATGCGCCAAAGGGTAGTTATTGCAATTTCTTTAGCTTGTCAACCAAAAGTTTTAATTTGTGATGAACCAACGACAGCCTTAGATGTTACAATTCAAGCACAAATTCTGGATTTAATTAAATCATTACAAAAAGAATATAAATTTACTGTTATTTTTATTACACATGATTTAGGCGTTGTAGCAAATATTGCTGATCGGGTTGCTGTAATGTATGCTGGTCAGATTATTGAGTATGGAACAGTGAATGATATCTTTTTTGATCCAAAGCACCCTTATACTTGAGCGTTATTATCTTCTTTACCACAATTTGGTCAAAAAGGAGAAGACCTTTATTCAATTTCTGGTTCACCACCATCATTATATGCAAAAGTATATGGAGATCCATTTGCTCCTCGTAATCAACATGCGATGAAAATTGATTATTTATTAGAACCACCAATGTTTAAAGTAAGTGAAACACATTATGCAAAAACATGACTATTAGATCCACGAGCTGCAAAAGTAACAAAACCAAAGCAATTACAACAGTTAGAACAAATTAAAAATGATACAAAGGTAGGTGATTAA
- the oppC gene encoding oligopeptide ABC transporter permease OppC: MRRVTYEELLDFQSYDINNLDPSLFEIVGPQLEENERILTKSYRYWKVVGQILITKKTFIVCLLLLLAIILLTAIVPIGKVANPLPADLPITNYQQPLAPNATYLFGLGMNGENYWDKIWIGMRTTLLFTLIIALIQILIGVIVGSIWGFSKKFDILFIEITRFLNLVPTLILWLIIIFALGKTMPVIIFAVSLTSWITLAEVIRVQIILVRNTEYNLASKMLGTSGSKIVTKNIMPRILPLIIQTASFAVPMAIAIDSTLNYFNFGFVQGRENTTLGFILNEVLASSKWQDYPHLLIIPICFIAGTSVLFFLFGKVFADSLDPKNHYK; encoded by the coding sequence ATGCGAAGAGTTACATATGAAGAGTTACTTGATTTTCAAAGTTATGATATTAATAATTTAGATCCAAGTTTATTTGAAATTGTTGGTCCTCAACTAGAAGAGAATGAACGAATTTTAACGAAATCATATCGTTATTGAAAAGTAGTTGGTCAAATTTTAATTACTAAAAAAACGTTTATTGTTTGTTTATTATTATTACTTGCAATTATCTTATTAACAGCGATTGTCCCAATTGGTAAAGTTGCGAACCCATTACCTGCTGATTTACCAATTACTAATTATCAACAACCTTTAGCTCCAAATGCAACTTATTTATTTGGACTGGGGATGAATGGTGAGAATTATTGAGATAAAATTTGAATTGGAATGCGAACAACCTTATTATTTACATTAATAATTGCCTTAATTCAAATTTTAATTGGTGTTATTGTTGGTTCAATTTGAGGATTTTCTAAAAAATTTGATATTTTATTTATTGAAATTACACGATTTTTAAATTTAGTACCAACACTAATTTTATGATTAATTATTATTTTTGCTTTAGGTAAAACAATGCCCGTAATTATTTTTGCCGTATCACTTACTAGTTGAATTACTTTGGCAGAGGTTATCCGAGTCCAAATTATTTTAGTCCGAAATACTGAATATAATCTTGCTTCAAAAATGTTAGGAACATCTGGATCAAAAATTGTGACAAAAAATATTATGCCACGAATTTTACCATTAATTATTCAAACAGCATCATTTGCTGTACCAATGGCTATTGCAATTGATTCAACATTAAATTACTTTAACTTTGGTTTTGTCCAAGGACGTGAAAATACAACATTAGGATTTATTTTAAATGAAGTATTAGCATCTAGTAAGTGACAAGATTATCCACATTTATTAATTATTCCTATTTGTTTTATTGCTGGAACATCGGTTTTATTTTTCTTATTCGGAAAAGTATTTGCTGACTCATTAGACCCCAAAAACCATTATAAATAA
- the oppB gene encoding oligopeptide ABC transporter permease OppB, translating into MKNIKKDKDISKTNFDISKEYDNKFVNVDLDYQQANKRTSLFTEMKYKMAIFNHHRREFFDRFPLISYSLKRIFFAIITLLLAICVIFILLRLVTPDDIYIKDIDIDKLKILPGTPEYNALLEQKMKIFGVYGSIWSQLGTYLRNIMPFIKKTIIINSAFDTITGELVGEKVTTWFYLGVVFSTAVAEPGELVSDIFVRAIPYSFGFGSVAVLLAYLIGVPLGINAAQNKERGVDNTINSGSIIFLTIPPVVLVVGIYLISINVFYAHGLFSSGTFDTKFWPVFAIFLMITPPIVINTRRYVIDEMTADYTKFALSKGMTNRYIFYIHIFRNAGIRIFRLLPAAFLTTIFGASIFAEQNWAIPGMSKFIVSGVGNKDSFVVMGYILLTATAGIVTSLIADIMMAILDPRVKLTK; encoded by the coding sequence ATGAAAAATATTAAAAAAGATAAAGATATTTCTAAAACCAATTTTGATATTAGTAAAGAATATGATAATAAGTTTGTTAATGTTGATTTAGATTATCAACAAGCAAATAAACGAACATCACTTTTTACTGAAATGAAATATAAAATGGCAATTTTTAATCATCACCGTCGGGAGTTTTTTGATCGTTTTCCATTAATAAGTTATTCATTAAAAAGAATCTTTTTTGCAATTATTACTTTATTGCTAGCAATTTGTGTAATTTTTATTTTATTGCGATTAGTAACTCCCGATGATATTTATATTAAAGACATTGATATTGATAAATTAAAAATTTTACCAGGTACACCAGAATATAATGCTTTATTGGAGCAAAAAATGAAAATTTTTGGAGTATATGGCTCAATTTGAAGTCAATTAGGAACATATTTACGAAATATTATGCCTTTTATTAAAAAAACAATAATTATTAATAGTGCTTTTGATACAATAACTGGTGAATTAGTTGGTGAAAAAGTTACAACATGATTTTACTTAGGAGTTGTTTTTTCAACAGCAGTAGCAGAACCAGGAGAATTAGTGTCAGATATCTTTGTAAGAGCAATTCCATATTCATTTGGTTTTGGGTCAGTTGCAGTGTTATTAGCTTATTTAATTGGTGTGCCATTAGGAATCAATGCGGCACAAAATAAAGAACGTGGCGTTGATAATACCATTAATTCTGGGTCAATTATCTTTTTAACAATTCCACCGGTTGTTTTAGTAGTGGGGATTTATTTAATTTCAATTAATGTTTTTTATGCTCATGGTTTATTTAGTTCGGGAACTTTTGATACTAAATTTTGGCCAGTATTTGCAATTTTTTTAATGATAACACCACCAATTGTTATTAATACAAGACGATATGTTATTGATGAAATGACTGCTGATTATACTAAGTTTGCCCTATCAAAAGGCATGACTAATCGTTATATTTTCTATATTCATATTTTCCGTAATGCTGGGATTCGAATTTTTCGTTTATTACCAGCAGCTTTTTTAACAACAATTTTTGGGGCAAGTATCTTTGCTGAACAAAATTGAGCAATTCCAGGTATGAGTAAATTTATTGTCTCGGGTGTTGGAAACAAGGATTCCTTTGTTGTCATGGGATATATTCTATTAACAGCAACGGCTGGAATTGTTACTAGTTTAATAGCCGATATTATGATGGCGATATTAGATCCAAGAGTAAAATTAACAAAATAA
- a CDS encoding ABC transporter ATP-binding protein, translated as MNNNTLVLSDVAIASRNFSKKFKNNIVGPFNFNVSRGKLHAILGASGSGKTVFIKSLIGGLKGFHGDITIFGKKATKISMKKMIGYVPEFVTFPENISSYNFLKYLGKTNGLRGKYFRDRIEYLMKSLEIWEHRDKDVNSFSSGMKKRVMIIQGIIHDPEILILDEPEAGLDINNRKKIIFYLKQLTLRGKTVFFSSHLLDEIKDYIDEFTMVMNGTQIYTGQLAAFNIKNSYYLVTNNPQSMIRYFNSNRVPNWYDRANNSLNFVLNSPLHLYYVTQYALKNQIKISKISEVEFSFDFLLQKLNITLPPNMTTNRKLRNKQLKK; from the coding sequence ATGAATAATAATACATTAGTACTTAGCGATGTGGCAATTGCTTCGCGTAATTTTAGCAAAAAGTTTAAAAATAATATTGTTGGTCCATTTAATTTTAATGTTAGTCGTGGAAAATTACATGCCATTTTAGGTGCTTCTGGAAGTGGAAAAACAGTTTTTATCAAATCTTTAATTGGTGGTTTAAAGGGCTTTCATGGTGATATTACAATTTTTGGTAAAAAAGCAACAAAAATTAGTATGAAAAAAATGATTGGTTATGTTCCTGAGTTTGTTACTTTTCCTGAAAATATTAGTTCTTATAATTTTTTAAAATATTTAGGAAAAACAAATGGTTTGCGAGGGAAATATTTTCGTGACCGCATTGAATATTTAATGAAATCATTAGAAATTTGAGAACACCGTGATAAAGATGTTAATTCATTTTCATCAGGAATGAAAAAAAGAGTAATGATTATTCAAGGTATTATTCATGATCCTGAAATTTTAATTTTAGATGAACCAGAAGCGGGATTAGATATTAATAATAGAAAAAAAATTATTTTTTACTTAAAACAATTAACACTTCGCGGTAAAACTGTCTTTTTTTCATCCCATTTACTAGATGAAATTAAAGACTATATTGATGAATTTACAATGGTAATGAATGGAACGCAAATTTATACGGGGCAATTAGCTGCCTTTAATATTAAAAATAGTTATTATCTAGTGACTAATAATCCCCAATCAATGATTCGTTATTTTAATTCAAACCGAGTGCCAAACTGATATGATCGAGCAAATAATTCATTAAATTTTGTTTTAAATTCACCATTACATTTATATTATGTTACTCAATATGCATTAAAAAATCAAATTAAAATTTCTAAAATTAGTGAAGTTGAATTTTCATTTGATTTTCTATTACAAAAATTAAATATTACGCTACCTCCTAATATGACTACTAATCGTAAATTACGAAATAAACAGTTGAAGAAATAG
- a CDS encoding nucleoside 2-deoxyribosyltransferase produces MRDNKKVIYNAGSMFTEAQWNTRKREGDMLREMFPDFIIENPVDFETNQKERPTNKAIFELDYVGLTEADYVILELDGWDSGTHMEFGLVVEQAIHNKNKYLFPIISDFRLHQGILKGEYPGFGLNEMITGALYYEPLNNGDVPQMTLCNSHKLSCEAIKAIETGRIEEYRKRYDIKDIFKEREDTLYHGFDCFI; encoded by the coding sequence ATGAGAGATAATAAAAAAGTAATTTACAATGCGGGTAGTATGTTTACTGAGGCCCAATGAAACACAAGAAAACGTGAAGGAGATATGTTACGTGAAATGTTTCCAGACTTTATTATTGAAAATCCAGTTGATTTTGAAACAAATCAAAAAGAACGTCCTACAAATAAAGCAATTTTTGAATTAGATTATGTTGGTTTAACTGAAGCAGATTATGTTATTTTAGAATTAGATGGTTGAGATTCAGGAACTCATATGGAATTTGGTTTAGTAGTTGAACAAGCAATTCATAATAAAAATAAATATTTATTCCCAATTATTTCTGACTTTCGTTTACATCAAGGAATATTAAAAGGAGAATATCCTGGTTTTGGTTTAAACGAAATGATTACAGGAGCATTATATTATGAACCATTAAATAATGGTGATGTTCCTCAAATGACATTATGTAATTCGCATAAATTATCTTGTGAAGCAATTAAAGCTATTGAAACGGGAAGAATTGAAGAGTATCGAAAAAGATATGATATTAAAGATATTTTTAAAGAAAGAGAAGATACTTTATATCATGGTTTTGATTGTTTTATTTAA
- a CDS encoding bifunctional 4-hydroxy-2-oxoglutarate aldolase/2-dehydro-3-deoxy-phosphogluconate aldolase — protein sequence MITLEKLLEYKTFYVIRNHNYVVAQQICEQLINLQVKCLELTFTIPNVAELISFVRNKYPTIGVGAGTVLTLEQAMQAATAGAQFLVGPVFNQAVSEYCHQNNLLYIPGAMTLQEVNNIVNAKWEIIKIFPATALKLNFIQTIKTFFPTKVYMASGGINLTNYEEAKNLGYDLIAIGAFITGDINSTGLDIKKFKKFETIINQ from the coding sequence ATGATTACATTAGAAAAACTATTAGAATATAAAACTTTTTATGTAATTCGAAATCATAATTATGTTGTTGCTCAACAAATTTGTGAACAGTTAATTAATTTACAAGTTAAATGTTTAGAATTAACTTTCACAATTCCTAATGTTGCAGAATTAATTAGTTTTGTTCGTAACAAGTATCCAACAATTGGAGTTGGAGCAGGAACAGTTTTAACATTAGAACAAGCAATGCAAGCAGCAACAGCCGGAGCTCAATTTTTAGTAGGGCCAGTTTTTAACCAAGCAGTTAGTGAATATTGTCATCAAAATAATTTACTGTATATTCCGGGGGCAATGACACTACAAGAAGTTAATAATATTGTTAATGCTAAATGAGAAATTATTAAAATTTTCCCAGCAACAGCATTAAAATTAAATTTTATTCAAACAATTAAAACATTTTTTCCAACAAAAGTTTATATGGCTTCAGGAGGAATTAATTTAACAAATTATGAAGAAGCAAAAAACTTAGGATATGATTTAATTGCTATTGGTGCTTTTATCACTGGTGATATTAATAGTACAGGTCTTGATATAAAAAAATTTAAAAAATTTGAAACAATAATTAATCAATAA